The window ATTCTTGAAAGGTCGTCTGCTTCATATTTTCTTCGCCTAGCTCCGGAAGAACAGTCGATACATAGCTGTTAAACAGTGGATTGGGCGAGAATAACATAATATTTTCAGAGTCAAGTGTTTCACGATAGCGGTAAAGCAAATAGGCCACACGCTGTAGGGCAGCAGATGTCTTCCCGCTTCCTGCCACTCCCTGCACAACAAGCAATTTACTTTTTTCATTGCGGATGATTCGGTTTTGCTCTCTTTGAATGGTTGCTACAATGCTTTTCATTTGTGTGCTCGCATTTGCGCCGAGTACTTCCTGCAAGAGCTCATCTCCGATGGTGATTCCCGTGTCAAACATAGAGATCATCTGCCCGTTGCGAATCATAAACTGCCGCTTTAGGGTCATTTCACCCGATATTTTTCCTTCAGGTGTTTCATAGAAAGCAGGTCCAGGTGAAAAATCATAATATAGACTTGAAATGGGTGCGCGCCAATCATAAATAAGAAACTGCTCCTCCTCTCGGTCCATAAAGGAGGCAATCCCTAAATAAACAGCTTCAGTCGCTTCCCCCTCTTCTTTAAAGTCAATCCTCCCAAAATAGGGAGAATCCTTCAAACGAGATAACGTCTTTAAACGCTTATGAATCTGACCATGACTGCGTTCCCGTTCGGATAATAGCTCAGCCTGCTGCTTGATGCTTGTAAACGTTTCAATGACATCATCTGGTTCATCGAGATTGACTGTAACATCCTGCCAAAATGTTTTTCTAAGCTCGAGAGTATCTGATTTCACATCACCGCTACGATTTTGTAATTTATCAATGGCATAATCTATTTCAACAATCACTTGATTGATTTTATCTTGTTCTAAAGATACTTCCTTTTCTTCTTCTTTACTCATAAGACCACTCCTACAAAACAATCGTTCCAAGCTCCCTCATATATAACGGGTGCCTGGTTAATCCTTAGAATTTATCAACGATTGTATTTTCCAACCGATTACTCATCTATTAACAAGGCAAGCATTTGCTTATTCCGTGCTTCCTTTTCCTCTGTAGAGGATAAATCATATTTTTTCAGCAAATGGAACATTTCATTTAATTCGGCTTGTGTGTGCTCTTTAGAAAAATAGGCAGTAAACCCATTAATAATGTCATCTGGTAAAAAAGAGCGTTGTGATTCATATTTGTTCTTTACGTCTTCCTGACTGTGATCTAATTTACAATTACTCATTCCTTTATTCCCCTTTATATTCAAGTAATAGCATTTATGCTAATTTCTCCTAACGTAATTAAAATTATAGCTATCTTTCTATGATGTATCAAATGATACTCGTCAGCTGATTGATTGGCTTTATCTATGCGCTAGCCTTCTTAACTTCTGCAATTAGAGGTATACTTATTACAGAATGACGTTAAATAGAAAGGAGAGACTGTTTTTGTCAAACACTAATCAATCTGAAACTGTTACCTTATTAGAGGACCTGCTAACCATATCTAGTCCATCCGGAAATACATACGAAATTATTTCTTATATTGAAGCTTTTTTAAGAGAGCTGGAGATTAACACGAAACGTAACCGCAAAGGCGGATTGATTGCCACACTGCCTGGTAAAGATGCACTTCATCATCGAATGCTGACTGCTCATGTTGACACATTAGGTGCTATGGTTAAGGAAATTAAAGCTAACGGACGCTTAAAGCTCGATTTGATTGGAGGATTTAAATATAACTCTATTGAAGGGGAATATTGTACCATTGAAACAGCTTCCGGTAAAAAATACACCGGTACCATCCTCATGCATCAAACGTCTGTCCATGTTTATAGGGATGCTGATAAAAAAGAAAGAAATCAAGAAAACATGGAAATTAGAATTGATGAAAGGGTGAACAGTCAGGAGGATGTGCGTGCTCTTGGCATCGAGGTCGGTGATTTTATTTCCTTCGACCCACGTGTGGAAATCACCCCGTCTGGATTTATTAAATCAAGGCATCTAGATGATAAAGCTAGCGTCGCCATTTTATTGCAGCTGTTGAAAAAAATCAAATCGGAAAACATCAGTCTACCTTATACAACCCATATCCTCATCTCCAATAATGAAGAAATTGGTTACGGGGGAAATTCAAATATCACTCCCGAGACTGTAGAATATTTAGCTGTTGATATGGGAGCGATTGGTGATGGCCAAGCAACAGACGAATACACGGTATCTATTTGTGCCAAGGATTCTAGCGGACCGTACCATTATGGACTCAGAAAACGACTTGTACAGCTTGCCGAGGAGAATGGAATACAATACAAACTTGATATCTATCCGTTCTATGGTTCGGACGCTTCCGCTGCAATTCGAGCAGGACATGATATTATCCATGGATTAATCGGACCGGGAATCGATGCTTCCCATGCATTTGAACGAACACATAAACAAGCACTAGAACAAACAGCACAGCTTTTATACCATTATGTACAGTCTGAGATGATTCTCTCATAAAAAGGGAAAAGCCGGTTGGCTTTTCCCTTTTTATTATGATTCCCAAACACGTTTATTTTCGACTCGTTTCGTTAAACGGAACTGATCAAGCTTCTCGAGAAATGGAATCATCAGTTTTCTTGACAAACTTAGAATTTGTTTCGCATCACGGATATCGAATTCTGCATCTGTTTCCGATTTCAGCTTGTTGACTGCCTGATCAAAAACTTCACGGTGCCAGAAATACTGTCCATCAAGAGAAATAATTTCTCCTTCCTCTTCAAGAAAATGTTTTATATCCTTGGTTAGATGGTCAGGAATTCCATCATTATTAAAGTAATCACTTAAATATTGTACCTGGTAACCATCCTGTTTCATCTTAGTCAGCATATTTTCCGTTCGCTTTTGCCAGTTTTTCGGAACATGTGGGGTAAAGGTGAATAACGCCACATATTGTCCTTTTTTCCTGACAAGATTTTTTTCAGCTCCATAGTCAAGGACATATTCTAATAGTGCTTTTGGAAATTCCTTTTGTAAGGGATGAAATAGCTCTGCTTTATTGATACCCGCTTTCATAGAGTATTGAGAATGATAGTATGATAAGCGATCAGTAAATTCCTCTAATAGAGTCTCAATAATCGATTGGAGCGTATATTCCTTTTTATTAAGAAACACAAACTCCTCATGATTCAATTCAGCTAGAAGCGATGCTTCATCCAGTGATGTCCGTTTTATCAGCTCTGTTAAAGGTAGGCTTTTAGCTTCCACAAGGGCTGCTGTAATTCTTTCCTTTGCTGTGCCGACTTTTTTCTGCTCCATCTGCTGAATCGTCCTGTACCCAAATTTATACTTTTCACCTCGCGGTTCAATCACCCAGCCTCCACCGATGGTTTCTGATGGTGTTGGTCTTCTCAGGATAAAACGGTCCCCTCGTTTTGTCACAATCTCTTCCTCAAGCCTTAGCTGGCATAAGACCTCATCATTCTCTGTTTCAATTACATTACGGTCAAAAAAGACAATTCTACCCATAACCTCAGCGGTACCAATATGACATTTAATCGGCATCCGCTGCTTCACAATATAATCTAAATCATTAACGACCTGCATGGCAACATCAATGGTTTTCGTGACAATAAAATGCTCAGAAGAAACCAGCACATCCCCACGCTCGAGCTGTTCCTTTGCGACAGCGGAAAGGTTAATGGCCGCTCGTTGTCCGGCAACCGCATGGTCAACAGCTTGGTGATGAACCTGAATTTGTCTTGCCCGCACCAGCAGACCTTTTGGCAGCACGCTTAAGGCCTGACCTTCGGTAACCGTTCCTTCATAAACCGTTCCTCTCACAACCGTTCCCTGTCCCTTAACAGTAAATACCTGATCAATCGGTAATCGAAAAGCACCGCGGAAATCACGCATTTCCTGTTCTTTTAATGTAGCAATGATTGCAGACTTTAACTCTTCTACACCCTTTTTAGAAACACTATCAACCAGTACATATGGCATACGTTCAAAGACAGTATCCTTCAGTTCATCAAAGATTTCTTCCTTGACCACTTCAATTAATTCTTCCTCTACCCGATCAATCTTTGTAATGGCAACCATTCCATTCTTAATACCAAGAAATTTCAGGATTTCAAGATGCTCCCTTGTCTGCGGCATCACACCTTCATCTGCTGCCACAACTAATACGACTAAATCAATGCCTGCTACTCCGGCAATCATTTGCCTGATAAATCGTTCATGACCTGGAACATCAATAACCGATATTTGAAGCTCTTCATCCTCGTATAAGGGTGCAAAACCAAGTTCAATCGAAATATTTCGTTCCTTTTCTTCCTTTAATCGGTCTGTATCGACATTCGTCAATGCTTTTGTAAGGGTTGTCTTACCATGGTCGATATGACCAGCCATCCCAATGGTGAAATATCGTTTACTCATTCTAGCCACCTGCTTTTATGTATGTATCCATTTACTTTTTCATTATATCATGTTGTCGTATCTGTGAAACGGTAGTAATTATACGAAAAAGGCAGACATACAAGGAAAAGTTCGTTTTCCTTGTATGCAGGATTATTAGCCATTTAAAAATTGAAATTCTGTCCGACTTCCGCTCTTTGTCGCTACCACTTCAAGTCTAGCATCAATTCTTTCCTTCAATTCTGGAACATGAGAAATAATCCCGACAAGACGTCCGCTCGATTGGATATCAATTAGTGCTTCAATAGATTGGTCCAGTGATTCTGGATCAAGCGTCCCAAAACCTTCATCAATAAACATCGTTTCCAGTGAAACGCCGCCAGCATATTGCTGCACAATATCTGCTAGTCCTAATGCTAAAGAGAGAGCAGCTTTAAAGCTCTCACCGCCTGAAAGGGTTTTGACATGGCGCTCCTGACCCGTGTATTGGTCAAACACCAGTAGCTCTAGACCACTTTGCACATTTCCTTTCGACCGATCCGTTTTACGAAGAAGTTCATAACGTCCACTAGTCATTTTCTTTAAACGCTCATTTGCTTCGCGGAGGATATCATCAAGAAAAGCTGCCAGCACATACCTTTCAAACGTAATCCTGTGATTATTCTGTCCCTTTGCCATTTCATATAGATGGCCGATTAGTTCAAACTTTTCTTCAAGAGTCTTTATTTCATTGTTAATAGCTTGCACTTTTTCCGTAATTTGTTCATTTTCAGCTTTTCTTACATAAAGCCTGTTATATAGGTTTTGGATGGAAAGAATATCACTCTTAATCTTTTCTAATACAGCATTCAGCCCTTCAAGATCTGGCACTTTCATATTCATAAGTACTCTTTCCAATTCTTCAAATCGATCCTTGACGGAACGATATTCCTCATGATAGGAACGAACCTCCTGCTGCAGCTGTTTAATTTCTGGCTCGGTTTTTTTCGCATTGGCATAGGAAGCGTATTCTCTAAAGCCCTGTTCCTCCATTTTAGTTTTAAACATTTCACGTTCAATTTTCAGCTTTTGTTCAGATGCTTCAGCTTGTTTTTCAGCTTCCTCACAGCGTGCCGTTTCAGTCAGGAGCATTTCATTTGTCTTTTGAAATTGAGCCTGTACCTGCTCCAATTTTTTCAGTTGCTCCTCATATAGTGAAACCGCCTTTTTCAACTCGGCTTCAAATGCAGAAATCGATTGTAAACCTTCAGGAATTTTCTCCTTCTTTTGTAAAAGGAGTGTATTCTTTTCGGTATATTGAATCGTTAAATGGTTATGCTCTTCTGTTATTTCTGTAAGTTGGGCCTGTCTTTCTCTTAATTCTTGCTCATAGGATTCGATTTGTTCTTCAAGCATAACGAGCCTTTTCTTCTGCTCCTGAAGCATGGCCTGTCTTTGACTAAGCTGTCGCTTTTCAGCCTCGACAGTATTTTTCACTATGTCGAGCTCGGAAATAGCGAAATGGTCCCGATCATCAATTATCCCCCTTTGAAGCTCTGTCAACGTTTCTTCCAGCGCTTTCTCTGTGGACTGTGCTCTCAATAGTGTTGATTCAGCCTGACGTTTTTCTTCTTCTAAATTAGCCAGCTGCAGTTTCGCCGCTCTTATATCCTCCTCAGATGGAATCTCCTTTTTTTCATTAAGTGCCGGATTAGGGTGATCGATGGACCCACAAACGGGGCATTCCATCCCATTCTTTAATTGACCAGCTAAAATCGCAGCCTGACCATGCAGCCATTTTTGTTCCAGCTCTTGAACAAGAAGGACCGCATCCTTATAGCGGGACTGTGCTTGATCAAAAAGACCTGTCAGCCGCTGACCTTTCTTCTTTGCTTCTTGAAAGTCCTTGTAGTATTGCTCACATTTGATAATTTTCTGGTAAACATTTTCCAGCTTGTCCATCATTCGTTCATTTTCATAATAGGTCACCTGCTGAAGTTCAAGTTGCTTTTTTTCGGACTGAATCAATTGGATTGATTCGTTCATTGTTTTTATTCGTTCTTCATTGGTCTTTTTATCGAGAAGCCCATCCTGCAGCTGTTTATGGAGCCTTTTGACCTCCTGACTATATGACGATAGCGAACGGACATCTCCTTCTATTTGCTTTAAGTGATGTACGTTTTCTAATAGAGCTTGACGGTGATGTTCTTTTTCCTTTTCCTTATTCAGTCTAAGCTCCCATTCAGCATATGATTGCGTTAAAGCCGCTTTTTTATCCCGAATAACTGCCATATTTGCTTTAGCACTGTCAAGTTCGCGCTTCAAACGGTGACATAATTCTTCTTGGTTTGTCAACACGGCTGCCTTTTGAGCAAGGGTAATACAATCCTCCTTTTCATTAATCTCCTGTTTTTGCGCCTCCAGCTCTCGTTTTCTAATCTGCAGTTCATCTCGTGCCTGCAACTGTTTCATGATGGCTTCTCCTTCATACAACTGCTGCTGAACCTTTTCTTTTTCAGCTTCCTTCAAGCTCATATTCGTTTGCAGCTGCAGAAGCTCTGTCGCTAACAGCTCAATTTCTTCTTTCAAGAGCGGAAGTAGCTTCACATCATTTTCAGGCTCCTCTTTAAGAACACGCTTAAGCTCTTCAAGCAAGACAGGCTGAATACGGCTTAGATTTTGGTTCCGCTCATTCGTTTGTCTTTCTACTGCATTTTTCAGCTCTGTTGCTTCTTCCTTTAGCTTCTCCTCCACTCTTTTATATATTTCCGTATGAAATAACCGTTGAAGAATCAGTTCTTTCTCTTTGCTGTCAGAGGTTAACAGCTTTCGAAACTCTCCCTGTGGAATCATAAGGATTTGCCGAAATTGATTACTATCAATAAGCATGATTTCTTTTATTTTCACATCCACATCACGAACATTGGATGCTAGGATTCGATAGCCTTCCTCATCTGCCACATATAGCTCCGCCTTTGCCCCAACCATTGTCATGCCTTCTCCGCGATCCTTTTTCTTTTCCTGCTGCGGTGAACGTCGAATCAAATAGGTTTTATTACGCAATCTGAACTCCAGCTCGACTTCAGTTAAAAAATGGTCGCTGGCAAATTGACTGCGAAGCTCTGAGCCATTTCGATCCTCTCCACTTGCTTTGCCATAGATGGCATAGCTGATTCCATCAAAAATAGTTGTTTTCCCGGCACCTGTTTTTCCAGAAATGACAAACATCGTACGTGAGCCAAGTAAAGTAAAATCAATTTCCTCTTTAGCAGCATATGGACCAAAAGCCTGCATCGTTAATTTTAGCGGTCTCATTTTGCCACCTCTTCCTTCAGTACTTTCCCGATTATTTCATTCATAACTTTTCGTTTACTCTCCGTAAACTCAAGTGTGGTCATCTCAGAATAAAATTGTTCAAATAACTCAAGCTCAGATTTCCGATGATCCTTGATGATCTGCATTTGCTGCTTTTTCTTCATATCTGTTTCGTGTATTTTCTTCTCTAAATGAAGAACATTTGGATAAATTTGCCTCAGTTTGCCTATCGGATCTAATAGAGCCCCTTCATCGAGAAGAGTGACCTTTAAATAGTCATCGACATTTTCATTTTGGTAGAATTTTGGATCAAGGAGCTGCTCTAAGGTACCCTCTATCTCACGCATATCATATCTCGGGGACAAGGAACGATATCGTATATCAAACTGACCTTTTTCATCCATTTCGATGATGGAGACAGATTTTTTTTGCTTAGCTTCTGAAAAAGAATATTTCATTAACGAGCCGGAATATTTCACTTTAGGATGCTGGATTGCATCGGGGCTGTGAAGATGTCCAAGTGCCGTATAGGAAAATGACTCAAACAGATCAGCAGAAACACAACCCGAGCCTCCCACTGACAAGGTTCGCTCAGAATCACTTGTGGCACCACCTAAAACAAAGGCATGTCCAACTAATACATTGGGTTCATTGACCCGCAAATCTTTTTCAATTCTTTGCATCATTGCTTTCATCGCATCCTGATGAGAGTGGATGCTGTCATTATCAAGTAATTGCCGGACTATTCCAGGTTCTGCATAGGGTAATAAATAAAAATTAACTCCCTTTATTGAAATAGGACGAAGCTCCTTTTCGACTTTACCAGCTAGATAGAATTGACTGTTGCGATACCATGAGCTGCCGAATGACAGACGCTCAGCACTATCATGATTCCCTGATATCGCGACTACCGGAACTTCTAACTCTACATTTATTTTATAAAGTATTTCATCTAATAGTCCGACTGCGTCTGTCGGAGGAACGGAACGGTCATATAGATCTCCCGCAATCACCACAGCATCCGGCTGTTCTTCTTCTACAAGCTCGACAAATTGATCCAAGATAAACCGTTGGTCCTCTGTCATATAAACACCGTGCACCAATTTCCCCAAATGCCAATCAGCTGTATGGATAAATTTCAACCGCTTCACCTCATTTTTCTATTCTCAGATTCTTCTATTATAACAAATAAGTAAACACTATTAACGGGCCTAAATATGGCAGCACGTTTGAGTCATATTCATTTATAGGGACAAAATCAACTTCACCGGTCGAATTTGCGTCATTAACCTGTTCAACCGTTAGACGCAAAAAAACAGCTCAACGATTGATTGAGCTGTTAGATACCTATTTTAAGAGAATTATATTTTAGTTACGTTAGCCGCTTGAGGTCCGCGAGCACCTTCTACTACTTCAAACGAAACTTCTTGACCTTCTTCTAGTGTTTTGAAACCATCAGCTTGGATTGCAGAGTAATGTACAAAAACATCATTTCCATCTTCAGCTTCAATAAATCCGAAGCCTTTTTCTGAGTTAAACCATTTTACTTTACCGTTTTTCATAAAAAAAAATCCTCCTAGTGGCTGCTATGCCAAAAAAATTTTACCATTTACAACGTTGATAGTTTTACTTTCATTACTCATCCAAACTACGGTCAAACCTGTGAATAAGCAGCATGCAATAATCTAACACGATGCATAACGGTTAAATAAAATTTATCATTTTTAGTAAAGATTGTCAAGAAATCAAAGGGGTGAAAACCCTTTGATAATAAGGATGTAAGCCCTGTCATAAACGTTATTTTACTAGCGGAGAATATCCATTCTTCTTGCTTATTTGACACAAAAACATGCGAAAGGATTAAAAGCTGAAACCTAACGAGGAAGAAGTATCCATTGGATAAAATCTCAGAAGTTAGTAACCTTACTTACAAGATTTTCCCCATTGTTCATTCTAGCCCTTCATTATGAATCAGCTTTTCATTTTTTTATCCACCAAAAGCCTCGAGGATTTCCTCTAATTCCTTTAAGTCGACATCAATGCCCGCTTTGATTGATTTCTGTTGCTGAACATTTTGCTGCAAAGCTCTGTTAATTGGCTGGGAAGGCCGTTCCTGAAGCAGTCTTTTTATTTCAAATAACTCGGATAAAACCTCTTCATTACTCCCGCTCCCACCACTCGGCTTCTTTGGATGCAGATAGTTAGTAAGTGCAGACATCACAAGGTGGACAAGAGTACTATTTTCGGCATGATATTCAATTTGTTCTTGAACTTTTTGCGAAACAGCATACGATTCCCCTGTTGATACATCGATGAACTTTTCTGGAATCATAATCGCCACTTTGTTGACGTAATCTGTGTGAATTTTCGACATTTCCGTCACCTTCTACTTTTAAACCTTAATGGTTTCATAATCAACTGTGCTTACCTGTTCTTTCTTCAATTGGTTCATTTTGGCCAGAATCATCAATCCAAGTACATTCAGCTTCTCCATATCTTCTGGGAAATAGAGCTGAATGGGGCGACCTCTTTCTGCCCATTTGACAGCTGCCTGCTGGATTTGTTTTTGGGCTAATTTTGCGGCACCGCCAACGGCAATATACCGAGCTGCTCCTTTTATTTCCGTTGAACTGCTTCTGACACGGTCGAAATACTCCAAATATTTACTAGCCATCGCTCTTAATTGTGGAATAATATATTTACTAATATCCTTCTTTACTCCTGCAAACGGCTCTACATACCATTCTGATTGGCCTTTTGCCAGCTTTTCCTCTAATTCTGAACGGGAGTCAAACCGATAAAGTTCATTTTTACTCACCTTTTGAATGATATGGTCAAGGAACTGATTAATCCCAAATGGCTCCCCTTCTATCGATGCAACTGGTTTATTATTTTTAATGCCGACAAAATCAACCGTATCGCCGCCTAAATCTCCTATGATTACTCCTTTTTGCGAATCCTTGACAATGGAATCATCATGTATTCCTAATGTATCCTGATCTCTTGTAAGTCCAAGGTAGGCGCATGCTCCCTCTGCACCAATCACTACATCATGGACATGGAGCTTGACCGTGATTTCCTTCGGCTCAGAAACCCCAGGTACTTTATGAAAAATAATTGTATGAGTACCGATCAACCGCTGTTTGAAGATATCCTTTTTCTCTTTATATTGGGTCGTTGGTAATGATGCAGCCAATTGATCAATATGATAATTAATCTCTGTATCTTCATGGTTAACTAATACCGCATGATAGGCTGCTAAACCAAATAAAAGGATATAAGTACGATCTTCATCAACCTTTTGATTATTAATGCTTGTTAAACTTACATCTCGCTGTTTTGCAGCGCTTTTACCGATATAATAAATTTCTCGCTTATCAACAATCGCATGACTCTTTAATTCAATAATCAAATTCTCTTCAAAATTTACATCTTCATCATCATATGGTTTCTCATAATATTCTTCATCAAACAAGGCCAAGGCATTTGGTATTTGGTATTCATTTACCATTCCACCATCTGATGCAATCGCTTTGTACCAGCTGTTTCCAATATCTACAGCTAGAAAATGTTGGTTTTTCATCGGGTATCAACCTCCTTCTGAATCTTATGCAAGATGGGCAGTTTGTTGTGCAAGTACCTATTTTAAAAAAGGTTTCCGTTTTCTGTCCAAATTCCACGTTTACACTGATACATACATCTAAGCGGAGAAAGTAAACATGCATAGGATAAATGGAAGATAGAATTAAGGAGGAAGAATAAATGAGCGAGCAGCATAAAAAAGATTGTGTCGATTTAAATATCTCATCAACATTAGATGAAGTCGGCAGCACAATGAGTGATCCAACTACAACACCTGGTAACGGTGCAGGAAATGTCATTGCGCATGTACCAGTTACTCTAGCACAAAGAACCATTAATACTACACTAAGTGCGAATATTCATTTCGACGACCCTGTATTAGAAATCAAGGATGTGAAGAAGAGAGTAAAAATTATTCAAAGTAGCCTGATGTTAAATCCAGTTGCAGAAGGTGAAAGTCCTTTTGGTCCAAACGGAGGAGGACATTTATTTGTCAGGGGGTTTGTGAGAAAGAATTTTCAATATGCATCACCGACTTATCGTGCTTCTGATAATTGTGTCACTTCTGAAATGAGATCACACACGGTTGACTTGCCTTTTGAATTTTCAACCTTTATCCCTGAAGATGAATTTCTTACACCACCGCAGAGACCTGTATTAAATTCCCGTTCTGAATATGAGTTTTTCCGCTCTCAAAAACTAGGAAAAGGCTTCCCAGAAAAAGACCGCTTCCTTTCAAGTGACTTATCCCAGTTCCACCAAACGAGCACCCAATATTACAATCAGCTGCCATACTGTGAGCTGATTTCCAGTTCGATTTCGGAATGGGATGAGGCGACTGACCGGAAACCGCTTCATGGCGAAGCACCTTTCGAGGAAGGTTATTTCCATGATATGGTTGAAAAAATGTTCTTATCCTTTACCGTTAAAGTTCTACAGAATCAACAGATCGTATTAGATGTGGCCAATAATGGCAATGGTAATGGGGATTAAGTTATTATTCATATAAGGAAGAAACGGCATTATCATGTACACCATATTGGGAGGCATGATAATGCTGTTTTTTTACCTAAATGATTTATTCATTTATATTCCAAACTATTGGATTGGTTCCTTCATTCCATTTATATAAATAAAAAATAAATTTATTTACGGAAAAACAAAGTGAAATCTTCAATCGAGACGTTTTCACTTGTTTTTGTACCGTTGTCTCTGGGCGAATACCCATACATAGTCATTTGTACGGCATAGAATACACTATTCTGAAGCCCTGAGGAGGAATATATGATGTCAGATTATAAAAAACATAACCATAATTGTGACGATCACTGCGATTGTGAAAAGACAAAGCATCGTTATCCACAAGTATCATTAGGTAAAATTGTGACAAAGGTACCCGTTGTATTAGCTGAACTAGATTTACAGGTTGATAAAACCCACGTTACTATTTTCCGGGATCCCGTATTGGAGATAAAAGATGTAAAGAAAAGGTTAGTGATCACTCAATGCCGTCTCTTATTACCAACGAATAAGCTATTTATTAAAGGCTATATTCGTAAAAATATTCAATATGCAACGCCAATATCTGGCGCTGGGTCTGGTACGGTGACTGTTTCCTCATCAAGCAACGGTGGCTGCCCACAGGAAAGCCCAAGCATTCAATCAACTATCCTGTCACAAACGGAGCAGATACCATTTGAAGTCATTACAGAGGTTAAGGATTTTATTTCATCTCCCGTTATGCCCGAAAAAAATAAACGCCAGGAATTTGATTTCTTTGTCTCCCAGCCGTTACCTATGGGGTATCCGGAGAAAGACGAAATGCTGTCAAGCGATCTTTCACAGTTTCATCAAGAAAGCAGTCAATATTATAATGAACTCCCTTACTGTGAGCTGCTATCAAGTAAGATCATTGAATGGGATGAAGCACTCAATCGAGATGGAGAGGATTTCCCTAATGTATTAGATGAAGGAACTTTCACAAGATCCGAATCAAAAATGGTCATTTATTTTAAGGTAAAGGTTCTCCAAAATCAACAAATTCGTGTTTCTTCTACAACAAATGATCATGACTGTGATCATGATTGGGACCTTGACTGTGATTGAAGGATAACATGGCAATAGAAAAGGAATTATACAACCTTGGTCTGTATA of the Bacillus tuaregi genome contains:
- a CDS encoding cold-shock protein; amino-acid sequence: MKNGKVKWFNSEKGFGFIEAEDGNDVFVHYSAIQADGFKTLEEGQEVSFEVVEGARGPQAANVTKI
- a CDS encoding ParM/StbA family protein; amino-acid sequence: MKNQHFLAVDIGNSWYKAIASDGGMVNEYQIPNALALFDEEYYEKPYDDEDVNFEENLIIELKSHAIVDKREIYYIGKSAAKQRDVSLTSINNQKVDEDRTYILLFGLAAYHAVLVNHEDTEINYHIDQLAASLPTTQYKEKKDIFKQRLIGTHTIIFHKVPGVSEPKEITVKLHVHDVVIGAEGACAYLGLTRDQDTLGIHDDSIVKDSQKGVIIGDLGGDTVDFVGIKNNKPVASIEGEPFGINQFLDHIIQKVSKNELYRFDSRSELEEKLAKGQSEWYVEPFAGVKKDISKYIIPQLRAMASKYLEYFDRVRSSSTEIKGAARYIAVGGAAKLAQKQIQQAAVKWAERGRPIQLYFPEDMEKLNVLGLMILAKMNQLKKEQVSTVDYETIKV
- a CDS encoding CsxC family protein gives rise to the protein MSEQHKKDCVDLNISSTLDEVGSTMSDPTTTPGNGAGNVIAHVPVTLAQRTINTTLSANIHFDDPVLEIKDVKKRVKIIQSSLMLNPVAEGESPFGPNGGGHLFVRGFVRKNFQYASPTYRASDNCVTSEMRSHTVDLPFEFSTFIPEDEFLTPPQRPVLNSRSEYEFFRSQKLGKGFPEKDRFLSSDLSQFHQTSTQYYNQLPYCELISSSISEWDEATDRKPLHGEAPFEEGYFHDMVEKMFLSFTVKVLQNQQIVLDVANNGNGNGD
- a CDS encoding CsxC family protein, whose amino-acid sequence is MMSDYKKHNHNCDDHCDCEKTKHRYPQVSLGKIVTKVPVVLAELDLQVDKTHVTIFRDPVLEIKDVKKRLVITQCRLLLPTNKLFIKGYIRKNIQYATPISGAGSGTVTVSSSSNGGCPQESPSIQSTILSQTEQIPFEVITEVKDFISSPVMPEKNKRQEFDFFVSQPLPMGYPEKDEMLSSDLSQFHQESSQYYNELPYCELLSSKIIEWDEALNRDGEDFPNVLDEGTFTRSESKMVIYFKVKVLQNQQIRVSSTTNDHDCDHDWDLDCD